The Pagrus major chromosome 1, Pma_NU_1.0 genome includes the window cagtcaatgaagatctttctcttctgattaaaaagtcttccccaaactacataatgcaccttcaagaaaacaaaaatggattTAGAGACCAATGCACAGCAAgacatcaataaaaaaaaagtgtagttGAAATAATACAAGATGATGCAagtgataaaaataacaatagaaataaaattataaaattataaaatactACACatgaaaattgatttaaaaatattttaaaaactgatgatgatgatgaatagTAAAATGCTgataaaacagaatacaaaactatgacagaaaaacaaatacattatctaaaataagaagaaaacactAAAACCAGTTTACGTCTAAAACTAGAAGCGCATCACCAGATGTTTTAGTTCAGGATCTGAGGGGTCTTCCTGGATCATAAACCAAAAGCATTTGTAAGATACAGCCTGGTGCCAGGCCACGTAGTGCCTCATAAGCTAATATGGCTGCAATCTTCTAGTTTCTCTAaaaattgttttctgtgtgtccaCTTTATTAGAGTACACGTCTTCATTAAGATAAGTAAAAGCATATTTATTGGctttaaagacttttttaaaagtgcTGACTGCAAGTTTCCCCATGCAACAAACAGGAGGAACCGTAGTTAATTACTTCAATCCTTCTTAAAAACTTGAACACAGCGTCACTCCACTGCTGCGAGACAGATTAAAAGTTCAGCTCTTTACAAAAGAGTCTTTTCAGTTGGATGTGAAGTTTAAAGTTGTCACACTGAGTTAAAGAAGCCACTTTGCTGTGTTCTTGATTAGCAGCACAGCAGTTTATAATGCTGGAGGGAACGGCTTCCTCAAGATAAACAAGAAAGTcctccacctgtgtgtgtgtgtgtgtgtgtgtgtgtgtgtgtgtgtgtgtctttgcaggacaggagtgtgtgtgtggcagtgagTGTGTTACGCCCCCTGCTGTTTGAGAACGGTGACGTCCTGGTGGTGGGGTCTTTCTCGGCTGTGACGGTGGCTCACGTGGCCATCGTGGCCACCGCCCGCTCTGGTCGAGTGTTAGTGTGTGGCGCTgatcacacaccttcacacataCAAGAGATACAAGAACTGCTCACACAAATGGACCTCAAGAGTGAGTGAGAAACAAATATTCCTCTAAGTCCATTCCAGTCTGCAAAACATGCATTCCTACTGTGCACACACGGCTTAACTGATGCAAATTCATCTCTGACAAAGATGTGCGAGTCCTGTCGGAAGCATTCTgtggtctggatgagtgggaCGCCGCTGTCCAGAAGCTGAAGGTCATCATAGTGCTGCCTCAGTGTTCGTCCTCTGCCCTCAACGACCCTGTGCCCACCATCCACAGTGAACATGGAGGTAGGCCCAACACAAACCAAGGATACGTTACAATTTGACAATTACAACACTGTgcttgttaggtttaggcacaagtACCTCTTGGTTCTGGGTAGGAAAAGGTTTGGTTTAACCTAGTTTTGTTGCCAtgaacacggctggagatgtcttGATTTCTTGTCAAATATATCTGTTTTTCGTTGGCACAAACATAGCGAgaattgtcccgaggtctccttaaatatatccagtcgtgtcacacttacaaatgttgaaacgcaagCTCAAACTGCGGTCACTTGCAAACCCAGCCctcttgcctgtaactccaccacccgatatgaaagtcaggtcataaacatgtaatgtgaacatgatatgacacgttttgtagaaatgttagtATGCAGAAACATATACCTACACATAACAAATACCTTtcatacggaagccctaaagggccatgcattcatacattttatttcctccgttttcccgtgataacaagttaatttcatttgttttctcgagatctcgagttattatctcaaaataacaagtgccgttttcccgagataacgggataattttctcgagatcttgagataatgaaacgatagtgtagtatattaaatcattgcaggaaacatcactcagtgtagcaatgtcagaggagcaggagcatatcgatcaccacgtcacatatcttttcaatcaaggcctgacacaggctgaaatagcattatgccttgctattacagataatatacacattagtgtgcataatctaaaaagacagttagcaaggcttcagctatatcggtggcgcaatctaagtgagcctgatgtcgtcattaactaatgaggagatctcgaattaattatatcgttatctcgggaaaacaaagtttcgttatctcgagatctcgagaaaattatctcgttatctcgggaaaacggcagttgttatttcgagataataactcgagatctcgagaaaacaaatgaaattaactcgttatctcagttgttatttcgagataataactcgagatctcgagaaaacaaatgaaattaacttgttatcacggtaaaacggaggaaataaaatgtatgaatgcatggccctttagggcttccgtactttcACATATGTTAGGGCTAATTATTATGTACAATTATATATCATTATCATGAGTTGAGACTATATGTCCTctgattttggatatcattgTATTGTAACATGGCGTAAAtgctgtcttttcctggttttaaaggctgtgtCACAGTAAAGCGAACTACTTACCAGACtcttctacttgttctaatacttgtctttacccacttagtcattaaatccacattactgagggttatttaaaagaaatctCATTGCgttgatattttgtgaaagtaccagtATTCATTCCTACAATACTGTTGAGATATCCATATGGAAGTAGGgcctatttggtcaaaaatattgtgatatttgtgagaagatttcaaaatatcgaggAATATATTGCATATGGCATggaaatattgtgatattattttaagaccATACCACCCAGCCCTAACatatgtatttactttttaattatgCATTTACTGAGTTATAATTGAATGTCTGATTGACTGTCTGCAGTTTTAAGCAATGaatttcctttcctcctccattCAGTAAACTAACAGATGCTAACTAACACTAATTAGCTGTCAACATTTATGGAGAATTGTGCCAAGAAGGTCCCACTGCGGGACTGGGCCAttaaagatagaaaaaaaaacacttagtGGAAAATAAAGTATTCTATAAATATTGAAGAAAGTTTAAAGAGGTAGTATCTTTACATGAAATCTCCCAAATATGATGAGATACATTTAATTCTGTTGACAGACTGGGATCTACTGCCGGACCTGTCTCAGGGTCCTGTGTCCAAGAGCAAGATACACACAATGGCCGCCCAGCAGGCACGACTGCTGTCACATGCTCTCTCCTGTGAGTATGTATGAAAGCctatacacacgcacacacacacacacacacacacacacacacacacacacacacacacatttattattgtttgtatCTCGTCCGTCAGTCCCAAAGGTTCAGACTGTGGTCTACTGCACACGCTCAGTGTATCCTGAGGAAAATGAACAGCTGGTGAAAAGAGTGttagagaaaacacacactcaccccaAACTGCTGCCtttcaggtaaacacacacacgcacacacacacacacacacacacacacacctgctttgTCTTTATGCAAGAATTAGTTCGCTGTCTATTCACTGTTTAATTATGCAATCAGACTTTTACTGTCAACAGGACGAACTTAAATTAGTCATGTACTGTTCTTACTACAGGCCACACACAAAGCATTAAGGGTTTTTAGAAAAGTAATTGCAGGTGCGTTAAAGGAAAACAGGAAGCTGAAGGCCTTGACAGAGAGTGACAGATGATTGTCAGCAGCTCAGCTCACCTGCTTTCATGTTTGCATCAGCTGGACATTTACTTTGAAGCTGAATAATTTTGCTCTCACTGTCACTGAGATCATCCATCAAAGTGATTTTACTTTCACTGAGATCAAAGATGTCAACTTATAAAACCGACTTGCATGGCTTTGATGTTAGTTTTATAAAGTTTCATTTAGTCAACAGTCGTGCTTGTGAAGCTGTACTTGcatatgctaacattagcatacTAACATGTTTACACTGATGATGCTAAGTTGTTTACAATGACGATGCTCACATGTTTACACTGACGATGCTCACATGTTTACAATGACGATGCTCACATGTTTACAATGACGATGCTCACGTTTACACTGATGATGCTAACATGTTTACACTGATGATGCTAACATGTTTACAATGACGATGCTCACATGTTTACAATGACGATGCTCACGTTTACACTGATGATGCTAACGTGTTTACACTGATGATGCTAACATGTTTACACTGATGATGCTAACATGTTTACAATGACGATGCTCACATGTTTACAATGACGATGCTCACGTTTACACTGATGATGCTAACATGTTTACACTGAAGATGCTCACGTTTACACTGACGATGCTCACGTTTACACTGATGATGCGCACATGTTTACACTGATAATGCTAACATGTTTACACTGACGATGCTAACATGTTTACACTGATGATGCTAACATGTTTACAATGAGTagttattgagatatttcactaaaAGCCAAGAATGTGAACTGGTGCCGCTAGAGAAGAAGTGAAAGGCTCACTGAAACTCtgcaggattcatcctctggagataTTAATGtctctataaaatgtcatgcAAGTCTATCTTTTAGTTGTTGAGATAATTCACTCTGGACCATCCCAAGAGCCCTGCTGCTAGCCTCGCTGAAAACTGCAAGTTAAGCACTTGTGAAAATTGTAATGAAATCAGCTGtggtagtttaaaaaaaatgcttttgcaGTCTTATGATGCTGGTAAAAATATCGACTGTGAATTCTGCAATACATCTGatgttatattttaattaaaggctttcttttttgtatgtgCTGACCTCAAATTGATAATTTGTTTGACGGGGAAACTGCAGTGCTTTTAATTTTAAGTGTAAGTAATAATTTGCGAAGCATGCATCGGATTTGCTTTCAGACAGTTCTCATACTCATGAAAGTAACATGTTACAGCTAAACTCAGTGTCAGCAACAAATTGCTCTCAACAGCTGCTCATGTCTCTAACTGCAGAGCCCAATTCGAGTGAGTAGAGAGCTTCATCTCagtgacagacaggagagactgtgagaaagagagagagtaaatCATGTTTGTCTAGTGGAAATATGACAGCGTATCTCATATCTCCACATTTACTGTaggtactgtgtgtgtgtgagagggagacagagaggttACAGTCACCGGGCTGATGACAGTATAAAGGATCAGCTGCAGTTGCCGTGGGGACAGTAGTTAATCCTACAGTCGGGGCGAACGGGGTGGAGAAGATttcagagtctgtttttaatgCCTGCTGCGCCACAGGACTCATTTTCTACCATCCATCCTCTTAAAGCAATCCAAACGTTATTATATTAAGTCGCGTAAGCTCTTTTATCAGCGCAACAATGTGCAGCGAGTCGGTCAGCAGCTGTTTCACCTCCGTGTTTACAGCACCTGTTCGATGAAAACACAGATCTGCTGAAGCACCGTGCTGTTTTCAATCCAAAGACCTGCACGATGGCAGCAGGCACATATTAGTCTTCTAAAGCGACACTTAACAGCTGTCCTtgtatgtaaaaatgttgttttccatcacaacttaaaacacatttgaaaagtaACATTTGTTCATTCTTAAATTAAAGATTTAAAGGGAAGAAAGGTTGTAGAAGTACCCTATACTCCAGATTTTTGTCAGTACAccatgacatcactgttggttaCGGGTACAACACAGCGCAGACTGATGTTGAAGCAACAGAGACACTAGGAACAAAAGAGATTAACTGACTAGGCATGGGGGAAtgacacagacttaaatacacaggcGGCAAAccagggacaggtgaaactaatcaggaTAATCAcaagggagagaaaacaagagaaagacaggaattcacacaacatgacacatgaggatgaaccttacaaaataaaacaggaaacaataactAAACCAAAAGCCCAAAACCATGACACACTTCTCTGATTAATTGAAACAATAGTCTAAAGTGTATCTTACTTCCAAAGAGAGCTTGTTATTGATAATTTTAATATGAATAAAGGTCATGTGAGGACATTATCTACCCATAGACATGCTTGTCCCGAGGCTCTGAGCTGGACAACCTGTCTGCAGATACACTGAGTTGTTGGTGGATCAGCATCCACTTACTTTGCATCAGTTCATGATTTATGATTTAAGTTCTCCCACCGGACTAAtaacactcaaaaacaaaatatcaaaggCGCCATATACAGCAGAGTGAAGAAAATACATTCCCTGTATTGGGTTATTATAAGTATAAGTATCATTTCCTAAAACAGATAATACTCCCATGTGTTCACAGTCATACCTCTCGAATTAATGTGGCTATGATGGATTTGTGCTGCATTCTCAGGGTGAACGGTCCGATTTTCCCTGATGACTCCCAGCCAGGAGACGCAACAACAGACTCCAAGTTCTTCAGACTCGAACAATCTCAGTTCACCAACGGCTGCTTTGCCGCACGGCTGTCTCGACAGgtgagagagtgaggaggggaAAAGTGTGTGACGTGAAAAAAGtaacagaaatgtgtgtgtgtgtgtgtgtgtgtgtgtgtgtgtgtgtgtgtgtgtgtgtgtgtgtttgtgtgagcgtgTTGTGTGATTGCTTTGCAACGAGACCTTCCAGTAGTGCTGAGGCTGCACTCTtttactgtctgtctgctgggaGGTCGGTCGGCTCTGCTTgtctgcacgcacacacgcgcacacacatacacacacacacacacacacacacagagagagagagagagagagagagagagaggctatCACTCCCTGAAACACTGCAGCATTATACCAATACTccataaaaaaaagagacaagttaAAGATGAAATACGCCCCCGCCGCTGAAACATTTCAGTACTTTACAGAAGAGATGAATGGATaattctctgtctgtcttcctccaCCCATTCAGTCTTGTTGCATCACCTTGTTGCTACGTCTCTTTGCCTCcctcttctttcttccctcttGCTCTACtcataaaaatgaagaaaaatataacaGAAGGAAATGAGATGCTGCTCGTTTGATCCCCTGCAGCTCGAAAAAATGGTGCAGGGAGGGGActgtgcctgtatgtgtgtgtgctttatatcaatacacacacacacacacacacacacacacacacacacacacacacacacacacacacacacacacacacacacacacacacacacagggggcAGGTTGTGCTCACCTGTCCAGTGGCAGCGCAGCAATTTAAAATCTAATGATCATCACATCTAATTAGATCTGCATTCACTCTGAGAGACGGTGAAAtcacatcagagctgcagctgacagTTCTGAGGTGGTTAACGGAGGCTCAGATGAATGACTCCACACCAGTCACACTGTGCTAGAGGACGATTTAAAGGGATATGAAATAGACACATGGCAGCgtagagagatggagagagagggggaggataAGGCGACTAGAAGTCTCCCTTGAAGCTTGTTTCTAAAAATCAAAGGGagacaagaaaacaagacatcGTTATGAAAAATTGATGCAAGATACGCACGTGTccaaaaatctgtaaaaacctgaaaaacctcacctggaaaacacacaagaGAGGCGTCATTAATGCCTCATAAACTTGGTTTTAATTTTGAGGCTTACAAATGACAATCAATTAAAATataagagccatgctagcagctcccACTGGTTTTCTTGcaagaggaaaacaagaggCAAAATGGCTCGGACCTGTGCCCATGGTTGAGTGCCTGTTTTTGGCTGTCCTCCCTTGTCCACACTACCCTGAGtggacaaccagagggaggcagggaggtcAGTGGGCCACGATGACTTTACGGTTTAATCAGACCACAAATGTGACAAGGTTTAGCCAGCTAGCAtgctatttcctaactgtataTCCAGTGGTTATCTGGTGTTAATgcattgtgtctgttttctttcagctttttttgcaaaacaaacagccaacTGTGGAGCTAATACAGCAgattgtgacctgtagtttcccaggtaaacacacagacCTCTTCGGCTGTCGCcgctgcagtgtctctgggctagttAGTAGGCCAGTGGCAGGGCAACTTGAAGAGCTGCTCTGGAGGATGACTGACCcaaagaggagcagcagcagacccaCGAGAGAGGCCAAATAGGTCTGTGTGTTTACTGGAAAACTACTACTTGTAAACCACCATGTCaaaaccacaagaaaaacagacataaccAGAGCTacacaattaattaatttgagtcaagcatagagaaCGAACCAACACAGGAAACCAATCAATGCCTCTGTACTACCAGCAGAGCAGCACTCTGGGCTAAAAGCTAACTTTTGTATACTTACAaagacaatgctaacatgcttttGTTGAGCAGGTGTAATGTTTAGGCCTAAACCCAATATGTTTATCATGGCAGGATAGCatggtagcatgctaacattttctaattaacACAGCATACAGATGAGGCTAATTGGAATTACAGTAGGATAGACGAACAGAGcaggtggcctaagacattacttatcagccacctacaatgcagtacacCTGGGCTaacctagccctagcaacccacacaAAGGCTGGTTGGGTAAATGACCCGtaagtggccctaacgactctgaaagtcagagctcacacgtgtccttaacgactaCATAAGGACAttcccacacagggtttaaaagcctgcaactcccctccagttagttagaacttaagaagcctcttggatgagagatgaaacattttcaagtaactgaaacaagtccagctgtctacgatacagcacttagaattaccaagacctggatgactgagaaccttcatcaacagagcagagcaggatAGTTTTGCAGATTTGGTCATAACCCAACATATTGGAAAAATAACTATCATGACTTGATGGTGGTGTGGGGAGAGTTATTTCAGTTCATCATGTGGAGACCATGATTTTCTGAAGCAAATTTCATCTGGCAATCGGTCCAATAGTTGTTGTATTTGTATACACTACTAAAACTACAAATGTTAACCTCATGATGTTGCAATAGGAAAAGAtaggggatcaccaaagtctgTAAGATACACAGTCGAAATCTTCATCGCAATTCATGTATCTAAATCCACCCAAAACCAttgaaagaaatgaaatatttaatctgttAAACACATCTGACAGGCGGCCATCATTCATGCCTCTCTCTAGTATAATGTAGTCTTCTCTGTTTTATTACAAACTCACATTTTCGCAGCATAATTTAAGTTTTGAGGCTTATAAATGACTCAGAGCATATAATGCTGTCAaagcaagaaaatgaaaaacaatttaaaggCAGATTAAACACTTGAGGGTGAATAAAAAGCTGCATTTGCAGTGTTATGAGCAGTGCGCTGTACATCATTCAACTTTCATTACAGACGAGACTgagacagggagagacagaggaagaaggacGGAGAAGAAAAAGACTTACAGCAGATTTAAAGGGATTTCTACTATGTTTAAATGTTGAAAGACAGTGTTTTACCCCTGtgcttatactgtatgtacacataaacattatgtgtgttttgtcatgtcatgttttggtgGCATAAAATTTCCTGTTCCACTCAGGTTGTATTGTAATTACTTTCATTCCCTTTGATTTATGAACAAATACCTGCTAAACTAAACAGCTCTCTGTTTAGTGCTAGTtagtagcatgctaacacgctaaactaagatggtgaacatggtaaacaatACACCTGCTGAacgtcagcatgttagcattttcacTGTGAGCATAtcagcatgctgacattagcatttagcttaaagcacCACCATGCCTCAGTACAGCCTCACACAGCTGCTAGCATGgtggcagaataaatgttggcagtgtatgtttctgcaaaccacagatatgttgtaacttttatgtttctttaggttcagttttctattttatgttgtgacaacagcCAGTGGGAGAGCTGATACAGTGTTTTGTgtgctgtagtttccccagtaaacacaccaacctcttcaaCCCCCCTTACAGTCTTCTGTTGCTCTTCTGGGGGTGGAGCAGCCCAGCTTTGAGCTATATGCTAACTCATTTTATGTTCTGACAACACCGTGCCTAtaatctggttaggtttaggcacaaaatatcacgttttggcttaaaatacctgctttcaGCACCACAATCTGCTTTAAATGTCTCAGGGTCTTGTCAAAGACACCCGATTTTGTCGTCACACGCACGGCTGCCGACTTGTCGTCCAAAATATCTGTTCTTTGCTAACATAAACATGGCctgaaattgtcctgaggtgccttcttgcctgtaactccacaaCTATCCCCTCAGACTCCTGATacaaaacatgtaatgtgaacatgatatgacacgttttgaaGAAATGTCAATATTATATGTAGACATGTGAAACATACAGATGTGAATGTATcgttggtttgcagaaatgtcccaagttaatgtttttatcctggcgactcccacagggagagaaggaagataagTGGCTTGTGACAGTTACTATCGTGTAGTCTTACAAATTTTATCCCACTCTGCTCTGTTGGGATGTAAAAGCCATCAATCCCCCTGTGACCTCGatttgtcttcctcctcctcctcctcctcctcctctgcaggttCACTTTATAGCTGTGTCTCATTTCTACAGCGTCGTGTTGTGTTGTATAGCTCTCCTTGGTGCTATGTTACCCAAGAGGCCTGTAGTTTTAATGTGTTGTATCTTTACATCCAACCTGCCCTTGCTTTTTCAGGCGGATCCCACGAAGGTGGAAACAGTCCAGGATGTCCTGGCAAGGGCAGCAGCAAAGGGCCTCCTGGGTGGAATAATATCTGAACAACCGAAAACTGTTAAGAAGGGGAAAGGCAACAAGAATCGTGGCGCTTCAGCCAGCAGCAGACCTTCATCCCCCTCAAGCCAAGAGAGGCAAACTGGAAGGGAGCTTGTGAATGGACAAGATCCAGCCTCAGAACATGAGGAGAAGAATGGTGAATGTGGTGATGAGGtaaaggaggaaggaaagaagaagaaagggctCAAAGGGAGTAAACGAAAGGTCAAACGACGACCAAAACAATCCAACAGGGCGACCGCAGTCTCAAAGCCTCACAAGAAGAAACCAACGAAGAGAAGAGTCAAGACGAAACCGAGAAGAATACCTCGTCTTACACTGACGTTAATGTCCTCTGCAAAACCCTCCAACCACTTGTCTCCAATCACAGCCCTTGCACACAAGCTCAGTGACAACACATCGATTAAATCACAGCAGACTGTCTTTAGCACCCGTTCCCCTGCTAGTCCTGCTCCACCGACTCCACATGCAGCCTCCAAGCaggcaaagagacaaaacacagagccTGAAAGAGCAGAGAAATCACTGAAGGATGCAGCTAAACCAGAGAGCCAGTTCAGGACCAAGTCGATGATGTTCAGACCGAAGACAGAGGTGGTGACACAGAACATGTCGAAGACTGCAGATTTTGTCCTGCCGCCCATTTCCTTCCCGTCGCCCAGCTCTCTTAGCAGCAGGAGTGGCAGTTCTCACTCTCAGCGTCTGTCCCGGGCCTCCAGCTCTCATCTCGCCCAAATATCTGCATCGTCCGCATCAACAATCTTTCTGCCTGGACTATAGAAACACTGAGATCATGATTACCAATGTGGTCAGTTGAATACCAATATCATGAAGGAAAGGGCTCGCAagtaaattgtttttaaaaatgtaattattgtaaGTTATTCTTAGTGTGATTTTACTTAAATCATCAGCTGAATAATGTGTACCAGAATGTATTTTGCTTTACATCCCAAGGTGGGAGCTGATAAAAGTATTTAAGTTAAATATGAGAAATTAAAATATGTGACAAATGATTTTAGCTCTTTTCTTCATCTCCGCTCTTGTGACACAGGGTGTGACTTCAGTATACACAAAGAAATGCACATACACACCTCTGCTCAAGTAAATAAGTCAATCAAAGGAAACTTGATCATTATACTAAATCAGTTATCAACTAAAAACTCTTCGGTTTTATTTGAACCCCACTTCAACTCTTTGCGCTTTGAGCCACCAAAGAGAAGGGGAGATTCAAAGTGCGTTGCACTGTGTGCATGtccatttcaaaataaaagcccaaagATGTTGTAACAGCTTTTTGATATTGCGAAAAATAGCGCATATTATATATGACGACAATATCTGATATTATCTAATATCTGACCAAGCctaggtcacagtgacctttgaccacgAAAGTCTactcagttcatccttgagtccaggTAGGTGTTTGTGCCAGATTTGaagaaatttgaagaaaaattCAAACATGATGCCTCCTGTGACAGCAATCTGATAGAAAGGATAATAAAAGAACAGAACAATAAGAATTCTGTTgtacaattattttaaaatgttcttttttttttttcccctgaaataGCGCATATGTTCATCTTCTCAGAAAAGATACAAAATctgagaaggaaaataaaatcactCTTGAACAAACCGAAACCCGTGTTGAGGGGTCACAAGCGTTAAAACACTGGGAATGGGCCGTCCTTGCGGCACAGAGGGGAACCAGAATGTTCCAGATTCAAGTCTGTCCGAGAACCACCGGACTACACAACAGataaattaatcaaacaaacaaaaaattagtgatgaaaacaaaaattagTTGCAAACCCCAGGTGTATTATTTTATACTGCTGTTTATTCTCACAACTGGTTACATTGATAAAGTGTACAAATCAGTGAGCAGCAAACGGAAGCCAACACATCCATCTGtgggaaatgtgtgtttgttgtttatgtgtgtgagctTGACAGAGACGCGGGGAGTCCACTGCggtttcctcctcttcactcctCAACACTCCTCCCAGTGGACTCCCGGCTCTCAGTGCACTGTACAAGGTGAAGATATATTCCTTTATCTGCCGGTTTCTGCGAAGCGGAGCTTGTTTTGTAGCCTTGTGAGTTAACCAGGGACTGAGACAATGACACTTTACTTGCCCCAACTAATAAAATCAGTATATACCtttataaaatagaataaataaaataaaaaa containing:
- the LOC140995010 gene encoding putative methyltransferase NSUN7: MTDKVGSSEDVNSSSVTEEIFTSSHQDQQTNKEPLSFLPPLPRLHSSLPSPVHPPSDDAYLQAAAIFQQLRAEKTVTQQPLHYGKKTDTPQPESKDKTTQRQAYQLAFSTLKYQDLLEDIITDSCFHTSQNISRDLLPLAMVMLFDFQDRRFFVRERSSKEGEEPLQEVRGLESSLHRCKTKLAASLARCRVKQNLQSVSCFLSDPVRTKQHRAKRLPLYGWVDTLKTSVEEVCEALRSAGLCEVKNMTDLKGATFCRDPLCPDTLVFSQQLHALLQHRLTVTHALNMQDRSVCVAVSVLRPLLFENGDVLVVGSFSAVTVAHVAIVATARSGRVLVCGADHTPSHIQEIQELLTQMDLKNVRVLSEAFCGLDEWDAAVQKLKVIIVLPQCSSSALNDPVPTIHSEHGDWDLLPDLSQGPVSKSKIHTMAAQQARLLSHALSFPKVQTVVYCTRSVYPEENEQLVKRVLEKTHTHPKLLPFRVNGPIFPDDSQPGDATTDSKFFRLEQSQFTNGCFAARLSRQADPTKVETVQDVLARAAAKGLLGGIISEQPKTVKKGKGNKNRGASASSRPSSPSSQERQTGRELVNGQDPASEHEEKNGECGDEVKEEGKKKKGLKGSKRKVKRRPKQSNRATAVSKPHKKKPTKRRVKTKPRRIPRLTLTLMSSAKPSNHLSPITALAHKLSDNTSIKSQQTVFSTRSPASPAPPTPHAASKQAKRQNTEPERAEKSLKDAAKPESQFRTKSMMFRPKTEVVTQNMSKTADFVLPPISFPSPSSLSSRSGSSHSQRLSRASSSHLAQISASSASTIFLPGL